The following DNA comes from Mycobacteroides immunogenum.
GAGTGTTGAACCCTTGCGGGTTGATCCGTACGAGTTCCGTGCGGCTGCCGACCGTCTGGATGCTCACGCTGAGACGTTTTCAACGAGTCATCGGTCGGCACATTCGCAGGCAGGGCAGGTGAGATTGGGGTCTGGTCTTGCTGCTGCCGCGTTGCCCGAGATGCTGACGGTCTGGGAGTCTGACGGCGTGCGGTTCGGTGAGGGTTTTGCGGCGCATGCCGAGGGAGATCGGGAAGCGGCGAGTCGTTACGAGCGTACCGATGGTCGGAGTGCTGACAACATCGGTGATGTCGGGTCAGGGCTGTGAGCTGGGATGACGCTGAACCTGAAAGAGTTGCGGGAGTTGCCGCCCGAGGTCGAATCGCTACAGAAAGCGACCGCTGATGCGGCAAAGAACCATGCCAATTCTGCCGCTTTTTATCGAGAGTTGAACAAGGCGTCCACCTGGGAGGGGCATGGCGGGGAGGCCGCGCGGGCGGGCAAGGAGGCGAGCGCACGCGACCACGAGGCCAAGGCGGAGGATCTGCGCAAGGCTGCTGACGACCTGGAGCGTGTCCACGGCGAATCCGAAGACCTGGCGAAACGCATCGGACAAATCTTCGACGAGGCGTACGCGCAGCCCGCCGTTGACATCAACGATGTCACTAACCAGGTGACCGCCCCGTCGCATACGTCCTATCTGAAAGACGAGGAAGCGGCACGGATTGCAAAAAAGGTCTCCGAGATGCAAACGAAGGTCGGAGCAGTGCTTGCGGCTGGAGCGGCTCTGGACGCCGATTTGGCAAGGGCGATAGCGACCGCGACGGGGACGCCCGTGCCCGATTTGAGTGATGGTACCCCGACACGTCCAGGACTGGATCCCAGGAATGCCGAGCGACGGCGTAATCAATCGGATGCGTTCAAGGAGCTGTTCGGGCGGGCACCGACCACTCCCGCCGACTGGGCGACGGCTGCTGCAATGGACCCGCACAGCTACGACCCGAAAAATAAAGGAGCCCCACCCCGAATAGCGGTCGCCAAAATCGAGCCGTCTCCTGGTCAGGGGGTTCTTCAAAACAACTTCTTTATCCCGAGCAAGGACGTAATAGCTCCAAACCCTACGAAATGGCCTCCGCGTGATCTCAATGCAGGTGATAACAGAGGATTCAATCCCAAGTCGCTGCCTGAAGATTCGCGAGTGTCGATACTGGTGGACTACGAGAACGGGGTAATCGTCGCGCGCCAGAATCCATCGGTGAACATGACTACCGGGGAAGCGCAGGCGGGGATACCTGAGGTGAGTGCTGTGCAGAAGAGCGATAAGTCCGTGCTCATTTACTACAACACTGCGGACCCGTTTTCAGTGGGTGGCCAAAACCTCGCGAAAGACAGCTATATCAGTGTCAATGGGAATCTGGGTATTGCGCCCGGACCCGATGGTCCACGTGTCGGTGCGAACATGACGTGGTTCCCGGCGTTCGAGGCGAATCATATGACACCCGGCGGTCAGTGGACCCCCGTCCTTCAGGAATGGCCTCAGATTCGCGACGACGCATGGGGACCGCTGACGGGGCTCGCGCCGCCCACTCACTACATCGGAGACGGGTCAATCCCGCGTTCGTTCACGAGCATCGTCCCATCCAATGAATTCCCGCACGCAGTGCCGTTACCGCCAGGTCCGGGCACGCACGTACCGCCCGTTATGCCCGCGCTGCCCCCAACGATCAGCATCCCACCGGCGCTTACCCCCTTGGGACCGCCATCGGACGCACCCACCATTCCTGTTATCGACCCGATTGGGCAGAAGTAGTGGACAGCCCATCTAAGTGGGTCCGTGCAACATTCCTTTCTGCGGTGATGGCTGGAGTGTACTGGGCTGTTGCACTTCGGATTACGGCTGTTTCATCGTCGGCACCGAGCTGGAACGTCGGAGTAGCAGTGGTACTGCTTGTGTCTGTTGTTCCTGTGGTAATCGGGCTGATGTTGTATCGCCGGGGTGGAAATTCGCAGCTCAGAACCGCTGGGGTGGCACTTGTGCTGGCACCATCCAGCGGAACTGCCGCATTGTTCACTATTGCCCTGCTGTCGGTATTGAGGTGACCGAACAACAGGCATCACCCGACGGAAGGGCAGGGTTCCACCCCTACCACCTGGTTGTAGGGCTGCTTTCAGGAACAGCACTCGGCGTTGCATCAGCGGCGGTTCTGTGGGTATTCGCCTTCGTAACCCCCATCTTGCTCGGGATGATCGTGTTCTTTCTCAGCGAGCGAGCGCGATACGTCGCGGTAGGGATGTTCGCGGCCGGTACGGGGCTGATTGTGTTCGAGGTGACAAGCTTCGCGCTGCTGCTCATCTAGGCAAGGGGCGACGGCTATGAAGGCGAAGAGATTCGACTGGCAATGAGTTGAGCTACTGCGACGGCGTTGTCGGGATTCATTGAATCCCCTGTGCGCCAAGCGGTATTTACGACTCTAACGTCCACTAGGTACTCTGACACAGCGGTAAACGCCCTCTGATAGCGGTTGGGGCTGGTACTGGTGCCCACGGCCGACTGGACATCGACGGCGGTGAGCATTCCCTTGGCATCCGACACCTGTGTGATGTTGTCGGCGAAAGTCTCTCCTGTCACGGCAACATCATGCGTGACGATGGTCTTGCCCTGACAGCGTTGCCACAAAGTGGAAGCCCTGGCATACAGGTCGCGGGCATCACCGTGGGAGCCCAACTCGACGACTGCGGCTTGTACGGAAAAGAACGGGCGGGGAAAAGCTTTCAGTTCTGTTGAGGTCTCCCACTCGATGACAACAGCAGATTTGACACGAGCGCCCTGGTACGTTCCCTGAGCGCCTGATAGCTTCACCGGAACGCACTCGGCAGGCTCGGCACCTTTGAAACCGCCAGAGAGAATATCGGCACCACCGGGTTGACCGTCTGGGTAACCAACCTTCATCGGCGATCCGAGCACTTTTGCTAACTCGGTGATGTCCGGTAACACCTGGTTGATGGACCGAATGCCCAGCGCCGATGCGCTGGGCTTGACCGCCTGCCCCTCGACCGTTCCCGAGCACCCGGCCAGCGCGACGGCAGTCAGGAGCGCGACGGTGGAGAGAACGGTACGGGTCACAGCTTGATGGTAGGTCGGGGACACCACCAGGGGCGCGCCAGCGTGTCGCGCGTGACCAGCAGGATCGGAGCCAGGAAGCTAGCTCCATGCCCCTCCCGACCGTCCCTGGCGGCTTCCGCACCGTGCTCGCTGACCCGCCCTGGCGTTTCGGTAACCGTCGTGCGGGTATGTCGCCAGAGAGTGGACTGAGGCACCGCTATCGCACCATGCACCTTGACGAGATTTGCGCTCTCCCAGTGCCGTCCGTAACCGCGCAGGACGCACATTTGTACCTTTGGGTGCCGTCCTCGATGTTGCCAGATGGGCTAAAAGTGATGCAGCACTGGGGTTTTCGATACACTACGAGCATCACGTGGCTGAAAACAAGGCTGGACGGGGAGCCCGATGGTTCGGGCGTTGGCTTCTATTTCCGCAATGCCACTGAGCTGCTGTTATTTGGTGTCAGGGGGAGCTTGAGGACGCTGCCAGGGGCACGCTCGATGACGAATGTGATCACATCCAGGAGGCGCGAGCACAGTCGGAAACCGACCGAGGCATATCACTTGATTGAGCAGGCTTCGCCTGGCCCTCGGCTGGAGTTGTTCGCACGGGAGGGGCGGGCCGAGTGGACCGTTTGGGGCGACGAGGCGGCGGGAGTTTCCGGACGTTTTCGTCCGGAAAGACACCCGCTGCGGTGCCCTGTATGCCAGGGGGACTTGGGTCAGCCGAGCACAGGTCGGCGGCGGCTGTGGTGCAGTGAGGCGTGTCGGAAGCGGTACCGCAGGGCCGCGCTGGCTGGGAGTTGAGGGGGGATCGACAAGCCCGCTCACCCCACGTCGGAGAGTCCGGGGCCTCCCCGGACACCTCCAAGTCACCCCGTAAAGCAAAAAGGGCTGGTAGACGGGTTTTCGTGGAGGGGTGACCATCTCAACCGCGTGGTTGAGGTGGGATGAGGGTGTCCGGTACATACCGGACGGCGGAAAACCGTGCTCGCCGTGGGGGAAGTGGGGTTGACCTGGGGTTTTGGTGTTCGGGTGGGCTGACCCCGGTGTGCGGGTGTTCGGGGAGATGGTGTTGAGCTGGGGGTTTAGCGGTGTGGGTGTTCGGGGAGGGTCCGGTGGCGAGGTGTGGCCCCAGTGTTGTTCTCGGAGTGACACTTCGGGGAAGCGCGGACAGGGGTGGTGTTCAAGGGCTAGCGTTTCGTGCAGGGGGGGACGTGTCGGGTTCCCTCGGAGAGTGAGGGGATTCGATGTCGGACGAGGTTGCGTTGTTGTTGGCGCGTGTTCGTGCGGAGTTGCCGTCGTCGTTCGACCACGTTCCCGATGGTTGGCCGGGTGCAATCGAATTGGCGTTGATTGATGCGGTGCTCTCGATTCAGGCCCGTTATGGCACATCTGCCGATACAGGGGTGCGGGGCGCTATCGGCAGGTACAAGAAGGCTTTCAGTGATCGCGCTCCGTGGGACGATTTGCGGGTGCTGGCGGCTGTGGATGCTCAGGCTCTTGCAGAGGTACTGGGGAACCGTCAGAGCACGGGTGGGGTGCTTAAGGCTGTGGCCATTGTGGACGCGGCAGGAAGGCTTGCAGCTTCCGGTGCGGTGCACGCCCGCGATGTGCGGGACAGTCCTGGCCACCGGGGTGCCTACGTGGGGACGAAAGGGTTGGGTACGGTCACCTGGTCGTATTTCTTGATGCTGTTGGGCCATGACGGGGTGAAGGCGGACACGCTGGTGACCCGCTTTGTCGCCCAGGCGGTTAACCGCGAAGTTTCCGCAGAGGAAGTCGCTGAACTTGTAACGGATGTCGCGAAGGAACTTGAGGTTGCCTCTACGGTGCTCGATCACGCGATCTGGCGGCACATGAGCGCGCCACGCAAAAACTGACGACCATGGGTAGGCGCGTGAAGCGCGGGAACGCCAGTAACTCTCTGCGCACGGCTCAGATAGGCAGACGGGGTGTTCCCAGCTCAACGGGGGTTTTGCGGTGGCGAGCCTGGCTGGCGACCATGGTTAGGAATGTCCACGCCTTGGGAGGTGGACATTTGCTGAAATCCTGTTATTTCCGCATTCAAGCTCTTCAAGGCCGATAGCGGCCTGGTGATTGGTGCGCTATGCGTGGGGGGTGGACAGGGGTGGACATGGGGGTGGACATTTACCCAACTCCTGTTATTTCTGCATATGTGCAGCAAGAGGCGATTTCCATGTGACTCGATAGTTCGCTACAGGGGGGTGGACAGGGGTGGACATGTCCACCCCCTCTGTGCGCGCCGCCGAGCCCGCGCAGCCCTGGCTCTCTATATAAAAATACAACATATGCATATATTACTATGTATCTATATTTCTTAAAGGGTGTTGGTTCGACGGCGGGGATGGGCGGTAGGGGTGGACATTGTCCACCCCATGTCCACCCCCTGTGGCAAACGGTGTTTTCGCGCAATACTTGCAGCTAGATGGTGATTTTATGGGGTGGACGAGCTAATGTCCACCCCAGCGGTTTGCGATGTCCACCCCTGCGTCTAGCACGCTCTCCGTCAGGCATCGTGTCGCGCTGACCAGCTCGGATGTGAAAATGACAGGATTGCGGCAAATGTCCACCGCGTAGATGGTCGCCTGTGGGAGGGGTAGGGCCGCGCTCGACGGCCACATACGGCCACGATCCCCGTGGGGCGACATGGCCACATGTAGGCCCCCTGCTGGTACGGATCGCCTGCGGCACCCCTCTCGATATGTGTTGTCGGCCAGGGGTTTTGTTGCACGCCTGGTAACACGGGAAACGCCCCCGCGCCGTCGCAGATGTGATGAAGGTCACAATTCCGTTTTAGGGCAGTCAGGTTGTTGATGGCCAGCACACTACACGAAATGGTTTGCCATTTAAGTGTTTTCGCGAGCGTAACAGGCAATCTCATTGCGGGGAAGCGCCTTTGACCTCGGCCTTTTGCGACCGCAAGCTCCTGCCTCCCCCTCTGGCCGCATATCCGCCGAGCACCCCCTCACCATTTCAGCAAATCAGAACAGAGTGGGTGTTCGGTCCTATTTCTCGTGTTACAAGCGACCTTAACACCTTATCTACGTGCCGTTTTGAGGTTGACTCCAGCACTCCAGGTGGTTACATGGGGGGTACCGAGAAGCTGCAAGTAGCAACTCTTGAACGAGGAGAGAAGATGGAAACGCTAGCCGCACTCGCCCCGCGCGGTCTGTTCGACCGTGAACAGGCTGCCGAGTTCCTTTCCACGAGCGCACGCCGTGTAGACGAGCTGCGCCGAGCGGGCGCGTTGCGTGCCGTTCGTGATGGCCGCGAGTTCAAGTTCACTAGCGCAGCTTTGGCTGAGTACATCGACGGCCTACCTGCGAGCGCGTAACGCCTAAAACGCCAGTAGGCCCGACTCTCGCCGCCTGAGAAACGG
Coding sequences within:
- a CDS encoding type VII secretion target; this translates as MPSVEPLRVDPYEFRAAADRLDAHAETFSTSHRSAHSQAGQVRLGSGLAAAALPEMLTVWESDGVRFGEGFAAHAEGDREAASRYERTDGRSADNIGDVGSGL
- a CDS encoding sensor domain-containing protein, whose protein sequence is MTRTVLSTVALLTAVALAGCSGTVEGQAVKPSASALGIRSINQVLPDITELAKVLGSPMKVGYPDGQPGGADILSGGFKGAEPAECVPVKLSGAQGTYQGARVKSAVVIEWETSTELKAFPRPFFSVQAAVVELGSHGDARDLYARASTLWQRCQGKTIVTHDVAVTGETFADNITQVSDAKGMLTAVDVQSAVGTSTSPNRYQRAFTAVSEYLVDVRVVNTAWRTGDSMNPDNAVAVAQLIASRISSPS
- a CDS encoding MT-A70 family methyltransferase, with amino-acid sequence MPLPTVPGGFRTVLADPPWRFGNRRAGMSPESGLRHRYRTMHLDEICALPVPSVTAQDAHLYLWVPSSMLPDGLKVMQHWGFRYTTSITWLKTRLDGEPDGSGVGFYFRNATELLLFGVRGSLRTLPGARSMTNVITSRRREHSRKPTEAYHLIEQASPGPRLELFAREGRAEWTVWGDEAAGVSGRFRPERHPLRCPVCQGDLGQPSTGRRRLWCSEACRKRYRRAALAGS
- a CDS encoding helix-turn-helix domain-containing protein, producing the protein METLAALAPRGLFDREQAAEFLSTSARRVDELRRAGALRAVRDGREFKFTSAALAEYIDGLPASA